In the Bacteroidota bacterium genome, TACGGCACCTATATTAATATAACCCAACGTAGCTGAAATAAATGAAAAATTTTCAAAAGCACCCATAAAATTGGTAGAATAAACGGTTTGCCAAGTCTGTCCGGCGTTATCTGTTCTGTAAATATGTGTGCCTGCAGCAACGAGCCAATTAATACTATCAATAATATGCAAATCATCAATTCTGGAAAATAGAGGAGAAACATTTGTCCATGTTTTTCCTCCATCATTCGACTGGTGGACGCAATAACCTGTAGCTAATAAAATACTTTTAGATAAAGGGAAAATGGCATCAATATCATATAAAGGGAATAATCGATGAATAGTATCATACGATGTACAGGTAATTTGTTTCCAACTATTACCTCCATCTTCTGTTGACAAAACAAACAACCAATTTGAGAGACCGTGTATTCCTGATAAGCCAGCCAGTACAAAACCATTGTTGTTATCCAGAAAATTGATAGAAAATAAAGAAAGATCATTGTTTTGATAAATTGTTTCCCAATTGTTTAATTGATATTCATCATTTTTTGAACAAGAAATAAAAATAATGAGTACTATAATAAACAGTGAAAGTTTCAATATAATTGATTTATTATACATGAGTCGTATTAATGGATTCAATTCTTTGCTCACCTGCCCATTCTTCAAAATAATTTGATGGCTAACCCTCAAAAACAATAAGTTAAAATAGCAATTAGCAGATATTAATCCAAATTTTTCAGTAAATATTGGCATTAAACTTATAATCGTCTCATAATTTCGATACCTTAAGTGTGGCTGTATAATTTGAAGGATTGATGGGTGTATTTCCGGCAGGATAAGGATCCAGTTTTAACAGGCAAATTCTGTAGCCTAAGGTATCTTTAGGTTGATAACAATAATCATCATTAGTACCACAGCCTAAAATAGTTAAAGAAATGGTGGCTGTTTCTTTCTGATGAGTCAAAAATACCTGAATGCTGGCAACACTTCCATAACACAAATAACATATGGATTTAGGACATCTTCCATCTGAAATAACTTTTTTAAAACTTAAGGTAAGGATACTATCCGAAGAGTTTTTATCTGAAACAAAAGGGATAAGTAATTTTGTTTCATTTACTTTTATTAAAAATGGTTCGCCAAGATGGCTGTTATTCACTAAGGAAGTTTCTTTATGGCAGCCAAATGTAATTATCGCAATTACTCCTAACAGAAATAAATATAAACTTATTATTTTCATACAAATATAATTTATTTTCTAAGGTCGTGTAGTAAAGTCTTTAAGTGACGTCAGGTACGATATAATTAACATCAATTGACTGGAATATAGACCGGTCTTCCTCATCCATTTCGTCCCTGACGGGACTTTTATCTGCCACCTATTATCTTTTCTACCAATATTAAGTCCCTGACGGGACTATGAAAACCTTCAGCCCGTTTCATATTTTCAAAGGTCATATTGAACTCCATGTTTGCTAATTTTATTCGTGTTTTGTGTTTTATCCGCAAACATGTTCGTTTCATCATCCTACTGACAGGTCATGTAAATTAATATGTTGTAAAATTCACTAATCAGTAATATTCGATTATGTAGTAATCAGAATACAAAAGAAGAGAAACGTTAATTTTTTCTTTTGCATAGATGATATATCCACATAAGAATAGAACGACTTTCAAATGCATCATTTTAAAGGAAGCAACCATCAGATATAAATGTAAGATGCAGTAAAAGTCAAAAAAGTTGCTTACTGTTAATTGTTTTTACATATTTTGGTAGCCGAAAATTGTAAATTTATTTTCCTTTTAAAACCTTATCCAGGAATGCAACCGTATAGAAAAGGGTTGTATTAAACCAGGGATGGAAAAACCAGAAAGGATGCGGAGTATTGGAAATAGTATGAACTTCAGCGTAAATATGGAAACTTCTGAGTTTTTTAATTTCTTCATCCCGTCCATTATGGAAACGAGGTATGGCACTGTTGATGAAACAGACAGGAGCCGATTTTGAGGAAATCCAATAAATGGGAGACGCTTCTTTCCACATTTCCGGTCGTTCAGCATAAGTCCCACCCAGCCATTTGCTGTCGGCTGATGTTTTATGGGCTTCTTTTGCCTTCTGGGCATTGGCTATAGATTCCTCAACCGTAAAATCGGAAATTCCATCGATGTTAACCACTGCCTGTACTCTGCTGGAAAATTTTGCATTTCCTCCTTCACCCTCATATTTCTTCAATCCGTTAGTGGCACCGATCAGGTTAACCATCTGTCCGCCTGATGAGCAGCCCAGTACAGCGATGTGCTTTCCGTCAATTCCGTATTGCTCGGCATGAGCCCGCATCCAGCGTATGGCCGCTTTCACGTCATGTATGGCTGCAGGATAAAGAGCTTCGGGTGAAAGCCTGAACTCAACGGCTGCCGTAACATACCCCTTTGCCGCGATTTGCTGGGCCATAGGTATTTCCTGAGTCCTGTCGCCCGAACTCCACCCGCCGCCATGGATAAGCAATACGGCAGGATATTTCTTTTTGTTGTCAAGGCGATACAAATCGAGGTGTAATTCCCGCTTTCCATAAGGAGTATTGTCCAAAACGGAATATACAAGATTTTCTTCGGCCACCACTCCCTTAGGCAGCAAAGGATTAACAATCTTTATATCCGGAAAATATTTTTTTTGTTTCACATAAGTCTGATAGATTGTAAACGATGTGTCACGGGGAATCTGTGCTGCTTGTGCCCTTACCTTAAAGGCAGAGGCAAACAAAAGAATTATTGCAAGAGGAATGAACAGATCAAACCTCCTTACGCTTTTTACATCTTTTTTCATTTTTAAATAAATTTAAAAACAAACATAAAAATATAAAATAATAAGCAACGGCAGAGATCAAAGCTCAGAAATCACTTTCAAATTATTTACTGATCGAAATGCAATAGCAGCAATTATTTTAAATTTCCCTAAAAGCAACATTCGCCTCATTTTTTGCCCATTAAATTTATATAAGATCTTTTGTACTTAATTCATTAAAATTTATTATCTTAGTTATTATGAATCAGATTTTTACAAAGCCTCTCATAGATCATCTCCAGTATAAATCAAAATATGAACCATTATGAAAGCACTCAAAATTGTAAGCTGTGTTTTTATTTACATGGCAGTAATTTCAACCAACTGGGTTCCCATTGAAGGACAAACAAAAAGTAAAAATCTCCCGACAGGTTATGCTCAAGCCACTTATTCAGGGCTTACCGATAATGATTTTATGAAAAACTGGATGGTCCTGGGCCCCGTTAAACTCAAAAGATCTGGCAGTAATCCTACTGACAGCGTACAAAAAGAATTTTTCGACAAGGATGAACTGACCAAAGTTGTGGTTCAACCACAAAAAGTACTTCCGGCCTTGAAAATTGGAGATTCAACCTATAACTGGCAAGCCGCTAAATATGAGGATGGAATAATTGATCTTAATAACAAATTCGGCCCTCATGAATATTCAATTGCTTATGCCCTGGCAGAAATTAAAATGGACAAGCCTGCTAAAGTGCTGATGGGCATTGGCAGTGATGACGGCATAAAAATATTTTTGAATGGCATATTGGTTCATAAAAGCTGGATTGGAAGACCAACGACACCCGACGATGATATTGTCGTTTTCGACCTAAAAAAAGGAAGCAACCAAATCCTGCTTAAAGTTCAGAACATGCAATATGGCTGGTCATTTGCCATGCGTAAACCAGGGAAAGACATAATTGGAAAATTACTCATTGAATCCGCAGGTAAAGGGAACCTGGATAATGTAAAAATTCTGACCGAAAATGGAGCGGATTTAAATTTTCAGGATACAACAGGCAAAACTGCTTATATAAATGCTTTAATAAGGGGCAGATTAAGAATAACAGAGTATCTTAAAGAGAAGGGGGCCAATACAGACATTCAAATTCCGGCATTTGATAAATTAGTAGACGACCTTTTCAGGAGTGTACAAACAGGATCAACACCCGGAGCAGCCATATTGGTTTCACAGGATGGTAAGATCCTGTATGAAAAAGGATTTGGATATGCCGACATTGGAAATAAAGTAAAGGTTACACCCGACACAAAGTTTAGAATAGGATCCATTACCAAACAATTTACGGCTGCATCTATCCTGAAACTCCAAGAAGAAGGGAAACTAAGTATTCATGACAAACTTTCGAAATATATTCCGGATTTCCCCAAGGGAAACGAAGTAACCATAGAACATTTGCTTACACATACATCAGGGATCCATAGTTATACAAACAGAAATGGCCTGTATAAATATCTTTACATGCCAATTACATCAGCAGCATTGATTGATACCATAAAAGCCTATCCTTATGATTTCAATCCCGGTGATTTATTTTCATATAACAATTCTGGATTTTTCATCCTCGGCTATATTGTTGAAAAAGTTTCAGGCAAAAGCTTAAATGACTATTTAAAGGAGACCTTTTTCAAGCCATTGGGCATGAATAATACAGGCATTTATTCAGCAAATACTTTGCTCGAAAATGAAGCATATGGTTATTCCACCGAAAACGGAATTTTATCCAAGGCTATTAACTGGAATATGTCGTGGGCAGGAGGTGCAGGAGCATTGTATTCTACGGTAAGAGATTTAAACATTTGGAATGAAGCA is a window encoding:
- a CDS encoding YCF48-related protein codes for the protein MKLSLFIIVLIIFISCSKNDEYQLNNWETIYQNNDLSLFSINFLDNNNGFVLAGLSGIHGLSNWLFVLSTEDGGNSWKQITCTSYDTIHRLFPLYDIDAIFPLSKSILLATGYCVHQSNDGGKTWTNVSPLFSRIDDLHIIDSINWLVAAGTHIYRTDNAGQTWQTVYSTNFMGAFENFSFISATLGYINIGAV
- a CDS encoding alpha/beta hydrolase, translated to MKKDVKSVRRFDLFIPLAIILLFASAFKVRAQAAQIPRDTSFTIYQTYVKQKKYFPDIKIVNPLLPKGVVAEENLVYSVLDNTPYGKRELHLDLYRLDNKKKYPAVLLIHGGGWSSGDRTQEIPMAQQIAAKGYVTAAVEFRLSPEALYPAAIHDVKAAIRWMRAHAEQYGIDGKHIAVLGCSSGGQMVNLIGATNGLKKYEGEGGNAKFSSRVQAVVNIDGISDFTVEESIANAQKAKEAHKTSADSKWLGGTYAERPEMWKEASPIYWISSKSAPVCFINSAIPRFHNGRDEEIKKLRSFHIYAEVHTISNTPHPFWFFHPWFNTTLFYTVAFLDKVLKGK
- a CDS encoding serine hydrolase codes for the protein MKALKIVSCVFIYMAVISTNWVPIEGQTKSKNLPTGYAQATYSGLTDNDFMKNWMVLGPVKLKRSGSNPTDSVQKEFFDKDELTKVVVQPQKVLPALKIGDSTYNWQAAKYEDGIIDLNNKFGPHEYSIAYALAEIKMDKPAKVLMGIGSDDGIKIFLNGILVHKSWIGRPTTPDDDIVVFDLKKGSNQILLKVQNMQYGWSFAMRKPGKDIIGKLLIESAGKGNLDNVKILTENGADLNFQDTTGKTAYINALIRGRLRITEYLKEKGANTDIQIPAFDKLVDDLFRSVQTGSTPGAAILVSQDGKILYEKGFGYADIGNKVKVTPDTKFRIGSITKQFTAASILKLQEEGKLSIHDKLSKYIPDFPKGNEVTIEHLLTHTSGIHSYTNRNGLYKYLYMPITSAALIDTIKAYPYDFNPGDLFSYNNSGFFILGYIVEKVSGKSLNDYLKETFFKPLGMNNTGIYSANTLLENEAYGYSTENGILSKAINWNMSWAGGAGALYSTVRDLNIWNEAIFNGKVLSEASLNAAFTSEVLNNKQKTNYGFGWFLQNYRGYNLILHGGGLDGFVSILLRQPDKKITIVELCNSTPPPAGIDPSANANLIMEYMLWANMSK